The Nodosilinea sp. FACHB-141 genome has a segment encoding these proteins:
- the trxA gene encoding thioredoxin, with amino-acid sequence MAAAQVTDSTFKQEVLESTVPVLVDFWAPWCGPCRMVAPVVEEISEQYDGQIKVVKVNTDENPSVASQYGIRSIPTLMIFKEGQRVDMVVGAVPKTTLANTLEKYL; translated from the coding sequence ATGGCAGCCGCTCAGGTAACAGACTCTACGTTTAAGCAAGAAGTTCTTGAAAGCACCGTTCCCGTACTGGTTGATTTCTGGGCTCCCTGGTGTGGCCCTTGCCGTATGGTGGCTCCGGTAGTCGAAGAAATTTCTGAGCAGTACGACGGCCAAATCAAAGTCGTTAAGGTCAATACCGACGAGAATCCGAGCGTGGCCAGCCAGTATGGGATTCGCAGCATCCCCACTCTGATGATTTTCAAAGAGGGGCAGCGGGTTGACATGGTAGTGGGCGCCGTACCCAAAACCACCTTGGCAAACACCCTTGAGAAGTATCTCTAA
- the glsA gene encoding glutaminase A, with protein sequence MTQVQAFLEQLYHKFKGVSEGRVASYIPELARANPDWFGISIVTLDGRTYEVGDVAQKFTIQSISKVFVYAMALEDYGREKLLKKVGVEPTGDPFNSLIRLDEDSKRPDNPMVNAGAIATTGLIPGKDPAERLNRLLAMFQRYVGDEVFVDVSTFISERSTGHRNRAMAHLMLNFGMIDQPIDEALDLYFQQCAVLVTAHDLAVMAATLANQGVNPITGQRAVGAEHVRDILSVMYTCGMYNFAGEWAFRVGIPAKSGVSGGILAVVPNQAGIAVFSPPLDSRGNSVRGLKVFEALSREYGFHLFDLSLGHCRFAQAIQPVDAVALDA encoded by the coding sequence ATGACCCAGGTTCAAGCGTTTTTGGAGCAGCTTTACCACAAGTTTAAGGGAGTTTCTGAAGGGCGAGTAGCGTCTTATATTCCCGAGCTGGCGCGGGCTAACCCCGACTGGTTTGGCATTAGCATTGTCACCCTCGACGGCCGCACCTACGAGGTCGGGGATGTGGCGCAAAAATTTACCATTCAATCGATTTCAAAGGTGTTTGTCTACGCCATGGCCCTAGAGGACTATGGCCGGGAAAAGCTGCTCAAAAAAGTGGGGGTGGAGCCCACTGGGGATCCATTCAATTCCTTAATTCGGCTAGATGAGGACTCTAAGCGCCCGGATAACCCAATGGTGAATGCGGGAGCGATCGCCACCACCGGACTGATCCCAGGCAAAGACCCCGCAGAACGCCTCAACCGGCTGCTGGCCATGTTTCAGCGCTATGTTGGCGACGAGGTATTTGTCGATGTATCGACCTTCATATCGGAGCGCTCCACTGGCCACCGCAACCGGGCTATGGCCCACCTAATGCTCAACTTCGGCATGATTGACCAGCCCATCGATGAAGCGCTCGACCTGTACTTTCAGCAGTGTGCGGTGCTGGTTACGGCCCATGACCTGGCAGTGATGGCCGCCACTCTAGCTAACCAGGGCGTTAACCCCATCACTGGGCAGCGGGCAGTGGGGGCCGAGCATGTGCGCGACATTCTCAGCGTTATGTATACCTGTGGCATGTATAACTTCGCTGGGGAGTGGGCCTTTCGGGTCGGTATTCCGGCCAAGAGCGGGGTCTCAGGCGGCATTCTCGCCGTCGTGCCAAACCAGGCTGGCATCGCCGTGTTTTCGCCGCCCCTCGACAGTCGCGGCAACAGCGTTCGTGGGCTCAAGGTTTTTGAGGCTCTGTCCCGAGAATACGGGTTTCATCTGTTTGACCTGTCTTTGGGCCACTGCCGCTTTGCCCAGGCTATTCAACCCGTAGATGCCGTAGCCTTAGATGCTTAG
- a CDS encoding ferritin-like domain-containing protein: protein MLQHYLFIGFSAIYYSQSTANPQRRPHLFASLALQEAEGSRTVAHIRSAKAAEIPLWLDEQMQRHVSDEVRHAQIFTKAVEREGYFIDLDSEAAQHSLSSVGESSMRRYHQVDDLAAAPLPHLLASVLLAEELGVRGFRCILKALPDHLIATRAALESVLKDEERHVQYLTDALRYFRATSVVEAYRRDIESKMFKDLGKVVEFVTKPATERPSLVQPGQKPELSLV from the coding sequence ATGCTCCAGCACTATTTATTCATCGGCTTTAGCGCCATTTACTACAGCCAGAGCACCGCCAATCCCCAGCGGCGGCCTCACCTGTTTGCCTCCCTAGCGCTGCAAGAGGCTGAAGGTAGTCGCACCGTCGCCCACATTCGCTCTGCCAAAGCAGCCGAGATCCCTCTCTGGCTTGATGAGCAGATGCAGCGCCACGTCAGCGATGAGGTGCGTCACGCTCAGATCTTTACCAAGGCCGTTGAGCGCGAGGGTTACTTTATTGATTTAGACAGCGAAGCTGCCCAGCACTCGCTTTCTAGCGTGGGCGAGTCCTCCATGCGGCGTTATCACCAGGTCGATGATTTAGCGGCTGCCCCCTTGCCCCACCTGTTGGCCAGCGTGTTGCTAGCGGAAGAACTGGGGGTACGGGGCTTTCGCTGCATTCTCAAGGCTCTACCTGACCATCTCATCGCCACTCGGGCCGCGCTCGAATCAGTGCTCAAGGATGAGGAACGCCATGTGCAGTACCTCACTGACGCGCTGCGCTACTTCCGTGCCACCTCAGTCGTCGAGGCTTATCGCCGCGACATCGAAAGCAAGATGTTCAAGGATTTGGGCAAAGTGGTGGAGTTTGTCACTAAGCCCGCCACAGAACGGCCCAGCCTGGTGCAGCCCGGTCAAAAGCCAGAGCTATCCCTGGTGTGA
- the ureC gene encoding urease subunit alpha, translating into MSYRMDRRAYAETFGPTVGDRIRLADTELIIEVEQDFTTYGDEVKFGGGKVIRDGMGQSPIGRDAGAVDMVITNALILDWWGIVKADIGIKDGKIDKIGKAGNPYIQDNVDIIIGPGTEVVAGEGMIVTAGGIDSHIHFICPQQIDTAIASGITTMIGGGTGPATGTNATTCTPGAWNIWRMLQAADAFPMNLGFLGKGNSAQPEGLAEQVKAGAMGLKLHEDWGTTPATIDTCLGVADEYDVQVAIHSDTLNEAGFVEDTIAAFKNRVIHTYHTEGAGGGHAPDIIKVCGEANVLPSSTNPTRPYTRNTLDEHLDMLMVCHHLSPSIPEDIAFAESRIRRETIAAEDILHDLGAFSMISSDSQAMGRVGEVVIRTWQTAHKMKVQRGPLAEDSDRNDNHRAKRYVAKYTINPAITHGIANHVGSIEAGKLADICLWRPAFFGVKPEIVIKGGLIAWAQMGDANASIPTPQPVHMRPMFGSYGGAITATSLTFISQAAMDLGIPEQIGIAKSTAAVANCRSLSKADMKLNAYQPHMEVNVETYEVRADGELLTCEPAEVLPMAQRYFLF; encoded by the coding sequence ATGAGCTATCGCATGGACCGCCGTGCCTATGCCGAAACCTTCGGCCCGACGGTGGGCGATCGCATTCGCTTAGCCGACACCGAGCTCATCATCGAAGTCGAGCAGGACTTTACCACCTATGGGGACGAGGTGAAATTTGGCGGCGGCAAAGTTATCCGCGATGGCATGGGGCAGTCGCCGATCGGACGCGACGCGGGCGCGGTAGATATGGTGATCACCAACGCCCTGATTTTGGACTGGTGGGGCATTGTTAAGGCCGACATCGGCATTAAAGACGGCAAAATCGACAAAATTGGTAAGGCGGGCAACCCCTACATTCAAGACAATGTCGACATCATCATTGGCCCCGGCACCGAGGTAGTGGCTGGAGAAGGCATGATCGTCACCGCTGGGGGTATTGACAGCCACATTCACTTCATTTGCCCTCAGCAGATCGACACCGCGATCGCCTCCGGCATCACCACCATGATCGGCGGCGGCACCGGCCCTGCTACCGGTACCAACGCCACAACCTGCACCCCTGGCGCCTGGAACATCTGGCGCATGCTGCAAGCCGCCGACGCCTTTCCCATGAACCTAGGCTTTTTGGGCAAGGGCAACAGTGCTCAGCCGGAAGGATTGGCGGAACAGGTGAAAGCCGGCGCCATGGGCCTCAAGCTCCACGAAGACTGGGGCACCACCCCTGCTACCATCGATACCTGTCTTGGAGTAGCCGACGAGTACGATGTCCAAGTGGCGATCCACTCCGATACTCTCAACGAGGCGGGCTTTGTCGAAGATACCATTGCCGCCTTCAAAAATCGGGTGATTCACACCTACCACACCGAAGGGGCTGGCGGTGGCCACGCGCCGGACATCATTAAAGTGTGCGGCGAGGCCAACGTGCTGCCGTCGTCGACTAACCCCACCCGGCCCTACACCCGCAACACCCTCGACGAACACCTCGACATGCTGATGGTGTGCCACCACCTCAGCCCCAGCATTCCCGAAGATATTGCCTTCGCCGAGTCGCGCATTCGCCGCGAAACCATTGCCGCCGAGGACATTCTCCACGACCTTGGTGCCTTCAGCATGATCTCTTCCGACTCCCAGGCCATGGGCCGAGTGGGGGAGGTGGTGATTCGCACCTGGCAAACCGCCCACAAAATGAAGGTGCAGCGGGGGCCGCTAGCGGAGGATTCTGATCGCAACGACAACCACCGGGCCAAGCGCTACGTGGCCAAATACACCATCAATCCCGCTATCACCCACGGCATCGCTAACCACGTAGGTTCTATCGAAGCGGGCAAACTAGCCGATATTTGCCTATGGCGGCCTGCCTTTTTTGGGGTGAAGCCCGAAATCGTGATCAAGGGCGGTTTGATTGCCTGGGCGCAGATGGGCGATGCCAACGCTAGTATTCCGACGCCGCAGCCGGTACACATGCGGCCTATGTTTGGCAGCTACGGGGGGGCGATCACTGCCACCTCCCTCACCTTTATTTCTCAAGCTGCGATGGATCTGGGCATTCCTGAACAGATTGGCATCGCTAAATCTACCGCTGCTGTGGCGAACTGCCGCAGCCTCAGCAAGGCCGACATGAAGCTCAACGCCTATCAGCCCCACATGGAGGTCAACGTCGAAACCTACGAAGTGCGAGCTGATGGCGAATTGCTGACCTGTGAACCGGCTGAGGTTCTACCCATGGCCCAGCGATACTTCTTGTTTTGA
- a CDS encoding TIGR00730 family Rossman fold protein encodes MVALPSNLPSSLQADLAAVFEQLSHLEHGKLIRQVLETILRMMGREADRLDWKILNSALLDMEQGFQVFYPYRHTRKITIFGSARTGAISLDYQLAEKFAKQITELGFMVMTGAGGGIMEAGNAGAGAEQSFGLNIQLPFEQGANPVMEGDPKLINFKYFFTRKLFFLRESDALVLFPGGFGTQDEAFESLTLIQTGKADPMPVVMVDHPGGNYWQGWDSYIREHLLSRGLISPDDPSLYTITDNVDDACHAISSFYRVYHSCRYTSDRLIIRLKSDLPDGAVDLLNQEFGDVLAKGKIEKSAALAEEQKDATVALPRLVMHFNNRDFGRLHQLIWRLNDLGDHRPEAQHPEQK; translated from the coding sequence ATGGTTGCGCTTCCCTCAAATTTACCCTCTAGCCTTCAAGCCGATTTGGCCGCGGTGTTTGAGCAATTGTCTCACTTAGAGCATGGCAAGCTCATTCGCCAGGTGCTAGAGACCATTCTGCGGATGATGGGACGGGAGGCAGACCGACTCGACTGGAAGATTTTGAATTCTGCTTTGCTGGATATGGAGCAGGGATTTCAGGTCTTTTACCCCTACCGGCATACCCGCAAAATTACTATCTTTGGCTCGGCTCGTACAGGGGCGATCAGCCTCGATTATCAACTGGCCGAGAAGTTTGCCAAGCAGATCACCGAGCTGGGCTTTATGGTTATGACCGGTGCTGGGGGCGGCATCATGGAGGCGGGTAACGCCGGAGCTGGTGCAGAGCAATCCTTTGGATTAAACATTCAGCTACCCTTTGAGCAAGGCGCTAACCCAGTGATGGAGGGCGACCCTAAGCTGATCAATTTCAAGTATTTCTTTACTCGCAAGCTGTTTTTCCTGCGCGAAAGCGATGCCCTGGTGCTGTTTCCAGGAGGGTTTGGCACCCAAGACGAAGCCTTTGAGTCGCTAACGCTTATTCAGACTGGCAAGGCCGACCCCATGCCCGTTGTCATGGTCGATCATCCTGGCGGTAACTACTGGCAGGGGTGGGATAGCTACATTCGCGAGCACCTGCTGAGCCGAGGGTTAATTAGCCCCGACGACCCTAGCTTGTACACCATCACCGACAATGTCGATGACGCCTGCCACGCCATCAGCAGTTTTTATCGGGTATATCATTCCTGTCGCTATACCAGCGATCGCCTCATCATTCGTCTCAAGAGCGATCTCCCCGATGGCGCTGTCGACCTGCTTAACCAAGAATTTGGCGACGTTTTGGCCAAAGGAAAAATTGAAAAGTCTGCCGCCCTAGCCGAAGAGCAGAAAGACGCAACTGTCGCTTTGCCACGGTTAGTGATGCACTTCAACAACCGCGACTTTGGCAGGCTGCACCAGTTGATCTGGCGGCTCAACGACCTAGGCGACCATCGTCCCGAGGCCCAGCACCCCGAGCAGAAGTAG